AGAACAAATTATACTAAAGTAGCTTTTTAAACATCTGTtgcttttatttgtttatttatttttattgttatatgcTTTCAATTTATGAATTTCATCAAAATATGTGTTCAAAAGCTAGCTCGCTTAGGTAGTTGCTAGCTACCCATCCTCCACTTCGTAGCCAAAAAGTGTGTGATGTAAATTTTGAGACCTTTAGGttcctaaaataaattattctgaTATGAAGATCTATGTCTGAGTGAATGAACACATGAGTGTAAGGCAAGGACTGTCTGAAATTTCAGTGGGTTAGTGGTTGGTTGTATGTATGTATGGTTAATAATACAATGATATAGAACAGTCTGGAAATGGTCACGAGCAGACACTGGTTAATTGAGTAGTCATAGTCACTGATTAAACCCTCTTTATTGCTAGGGGGGCCGTGTATTCAGAGTTATGCCTCACTAGATTCCACAGAGGGCCTTAAACtttcttttcatgcagtaataAGAACAAATGGCAAATCTACATGGTATCTAATTGCGAATCATTTGTCACGTTCTTGGATGGATCAAGGTCATTAGATAAAAGTCAGCTGAACAATGCATGATTCAAGGTCATTAGAATGGAAGAATGAGTGAAAAgaacatgttaatattaatgaaTTCAATACAAAGCACGCAGGAGAAGGCCCCAGAGACCTTTACTCCCATTTCTTGCAAAGCCATTTAGGCACTAGAAAAGAAGAGGGTTCTCCTCTCtggaaaacaaatgaaaaaatcCAAGACGAAGGTAAAACTGTAGACACGTGTTTCCATCACGCGTTGACACCAGGCAATGGATCCTGTATAGTTAGGCCAAAGCTCAAGCcgaaaagaaaaggaaataaaaaacaattccCGCCATaactaaaacataaaaaaaataaaatcacacATACACACGTGCGAGACACGCACCAGAGGAGTCTCACGCGTATCAGAAGAAAAAAGTCCACAAAATGTGGCAAGCTTCAACTTATTGCTATTAGGTTTTTGTACTCTAGTGACAGTTTCAAAAGTAACGTGTAAACTGAAGAAGCGAAGATGCTGGTCAAGATGAGAAGCTTGACTTAGAGATCCCATTATAAGAAACAGCCATAACTTCAAAGTTTCAATACCCTAAGATTTGCCGACCCAATTTATTTCTCTGCTCTGCGACTCTGCTTTTTTCATACCAGCTCTGAACCATTGTCCCACCTCTTTCACCAATAACCAGCGCATCTTTGAATTCCAAACTCCCCACTTCTTTCTTCCACACTTTGATCGACCAAAACATTAAATGCATCTTTCTATATTTTCCCTCTCTCACATACACACACACTTTTCCACAACAATATATTTATGTTGCAAAATCCCCTTTCCTAGGGAATCTGCAAAGCCATTGATGAATGCAACACCCACcaacaaaacaataataacaataataaagttTCACAACTCTCATAAAATAGTCTATACTATTATAATGTACACCGTGACTCTGGTCAATTTTAAACTCAAAAATACCCTCTGGACAACTTGGACCACCACCttatttcattctttttttctCCTCCTTTATTACTGCTCTTTTCTCTTCACTGGGAGTTTCCTTTGTCATCATCTACCCATAAACAGTTATTTAATTTCCTCCTTTTACAAGACAATGAGGATGAAGGAGAAGAGGATGATGCTGAGAATGACGACACACTAGATCTTAGAAGGGGCTGAGATGTCACTCGCAGCTGCGGTAACACTTTAGGTGGTTTCCTCCGGTTATTGTCAATCACAAGTTCTTGCATTAATTGGTAGCATCCTATAATTTTCTCCTGCAACAATCAGATAAACGTATTTTGGCAACCTGATCCATATTTTTCACTTAAAAACTCTCAACCAACTCTTTGAACTTGCTTACCTTTATTAGCCCCTCGCACCACGACTCGGCATCCTCGGGTCTAACGAGAGACCAATTAGGAATTTCGTTAGCTGCATGGAGAATGGCCGCTACAGCAATGCATGATGGCCAATAGGCAAGAAAACTAGCCTCTGGAAAAACAGAATAAAGTTACTACAGAAAGCATGCCTTAATCATTTTCCGATACTTTTTAATGAAACTTAAATTTCTCATTGATACTTGATATgtgtcataaaaaataaaataattatttaacaacttattatattaatattttaacttatttaaaattaaaaagtaaaataatgtatattattatattattaaaatgaaattgtAAAGCAGTTGTTTTTTCACAAATATACCAAAATACATTTTTGCTTCTACACATGTCTACAAGATGAATGCATACCTTGGATATTGGATAAGATAATTTGCGTAGCACGTGAAATGAGGAACCCGGTAAAAGTTCCAGTTGAATCTAACTTGCACGCAAAGAAATCGAGGAAGCTAAATGGAGTAACCGATCTTAGCCTCCAATCCAAAACGCTCAGAACAAGCAGCTCCATTCTTCTAATTGTTCTGGGCTCAAATAGGTATTTGGCACCTTCTGCCTGCATACATTAAATTAGGAATGATGTATTTGTCATGTACTATGATGTACATAACTCGCGATAATTGAGACGACCACAGAGTTAAGTACATgagttaatattttaatcaatgtATCCACATTTTTTATTCACGAATGCGTCTTTGATATCGTTTTCTCACACTGAATCATGGTTGTGACACATACCTGAAGGTCCAACAGTGACGGAACTAGAGGTTCCTCCATCTTTGCCGCCAAAGACAAGCACGCAACTGATAGAAGTTGGAATGGCCACCCATTGGTTTGCTgtaaacatatttataaatatcaaacagtaaattaaaaaaaagctAATCATAATTATCAGTTTATCATTGCGAGTACACTAATAATCAAACTTTTTTCACATACTACCAAGTTCAATGCACGTAGATAGAAAGAGTTTTAGATTACAAGAAGCTTTAGCAagctataataaaaaaacaatattaacaacatatttttaaatatttgttattaattattaataagatTTACAAAATTCACCGGAAGTAAGATTTACGTGATATCATGGAACTTTGCTCAATAACAAAACTATATTAAAAGGCATAAAAGTTATGtcgttaatatttatttttatttgcacAAGAAAATTACTATGATCCAATAATcctaaatgaattaaaattgtTGGACATAGTAATATATAGGCACATAAAAACCAACAACATaactaaattaataaaagtactgTACCATATATGTAGTTCGTATAACACTGTCCGaatatacatatttaaattaaaagtagaATGTTGATTTACTATTACACATTATTCataaaagtttgtgattgaACGAAAGTCTATAATTATTTACACAGTAACCAACCTTTTTActctttttaaaaaagttttttcTTGTGATAATGCCCCGTGACACTCTCGCTTTGAAAAGTCAATACTTAGCGTagaattattttcttttcatgcACATGAGTGAAACTAATAACTATCACCCAAATTCACAGATTCATCATTTAGCTTCCAATAAATCTTCATTTCCAATTTTTATTAATCTTTAAATTCTCTGAAATGAACTTCAAGTATCTAACTCACCGGCAACGTTCTAGAATTCAAGAATCGATCCATGTAATTAACGGAAAGATAAGCCGTGAGCGGTTGAAAAGCGTAACAAGCCTGGACCTGCATACACCATATTAAAACCGATAAAAAAATAGATCTTTAACTCAAACCGCCATTTTCCAAAGACAGTTGCGTGCGGCGCATTGGTTTGGTATAAGAACGCAACAGCGTGTCAGGCCGGAGAGTTAGTTACCTTGAGAATCCATGCAACGGATTCTTCTCTGGCGGAGGCGTCGAGAGAGCGAGATTGGAACCTGTTGAGGTATTCGAATCCGGGAACGAAGTGTCGTTCGTCTTCGATGAATCCGGCGATGGAATCCTCCTCCGACGGCGGCGAGGAATCGAGGTCGGATGAACATCCCGGCGATTCTCCTGACAAGACTCCGGAGGAGTCCTCGCCGCAGAGAAGTAAGGAATCTGGGAGGCAGTTGGAGCAGGAGACCGACATGGCGATCGGCGGATACTCATTCCGTGGCCATGGCTTCCGATGAGGTGTCGCCGGCAAACGATCGGAGAAGTCGCCGGAAGTGGAAGTTGTGGTGGAGAGTTTAGGGAGAGAGTGTATCTGTTGATGAAAGATACAGGCACGCTCTTCATATGTTTGTTTGTTTAAGTATAAATATGCGATGCCTgggtcaattttttttttttctcaattgcagtttcttttataagataaaacttttgagattttttgtgttatgtttttaaattattcttttttaaattaaataatagcaTATGGACAAACATGTGTAGTTctctttaattattatttttatgtatagAAGAACTCGGTTAAAATTTCCAAATtgtaagaaatttgaaatgcaTTGCCGTTTCTTTCTTAAATATCCTATTTagataaaatagtttatttttgttttttattttaaaataaatctatttcATTTATATCATCTGTAAATTTTAAttctcaataattttttaagcattaaaatctcaatataaaattttacCAAAAGTAAAAGTTAGACAAGTTTCAAATAATAATAGAGCAATAAGAAAAGTCTTATCCAATTGGTGTCATTACCCaccaacattattttttatattggttaAAAACTAAATTCTCAAAAGAAAAGTTATTTAGCATGTGTTCTGTTAGACTAAgcatctgtttttttttttttttaaatgtaatgtTCACACAGGTAAATAATAAATGAGGGGATATTAACTATTTGGATTCAGGATTTTGTGCGAAAGATAATCAGAAGATAGATATACATGTGAACAGTAAATATCATCTCCATCCAAAATCAAGAGATGTAGAAGGAAAATCACCTTAGCATGTATTATTTCCGAATTTATCCtcatttattctattattatagtattttttatttaccttTACTGTAAGgtattttatatgaaaaagtattatatttatttatataagatgtggtttattttctaattcataatgttagaaaagatgactttaaactagagtggggggggggggggggggggggttgaattgtttaaaagggttttcgcaaacttttcaaaactagaatgaatttatctcagaaaccaattgattcagcaattcagttagccaaaacagcaagcaaaagctgtagtaccagaaaaaacaatcggttgtttatactagcaaacaacaaataaactgaatttaaagagttagagatagagagattgtacacaattgtttatactggttcactccaaaccagggctacatccagtcttctcagaaaccctgaggatatccactaagcaaccacaccttgatcacttacacaacaaccaagagaatgaccttgaacacctcaagaaacacactctccttggccaacactaagattgctgatcttgaacacctcaagaacacacaaccaatctcagcaaaacacagaaacaaattgttcaacagattacaaagattactCTTGTTACAGATgcatatctgaaatcaatacaagtagaatcctattccagcaccttgattaatcacaaaactcttagcaatctcagctctttgaaaaactcttagaaaaactttaaaaaaagattctttttttttcaaatctgtttttctgaatttatacaaagatatagtttgttatcaaatcttaacaaactcttaaattgctttaaaagattggtcaaagcatttaatgactggagtgtatacagttaaagcatttaaagctcagtcaaagaaaacagtttttctgttatggtcccaaaacaaacaatcggttgtttcctcgaatcaatcggttgttttggtacttaacagtttcaaccattcaaaaacagttttcaatctttctcaaaacacctaagtataaacaatcggttgtttcgacaaaacaatcggttgtttcaacttagtttgaaaaacattttactttgataaggattgagatgctaattgtttgagatttaatcaaagggtggattacaacatataaactaccccagaacaaagcttaaaccagcacaacaacatcaagcaaagcagaggcttcaacatccttcaaaggatttggattcttcaaaacattgaacaccacttggttcaacacataatatatgtttaatattttaagaaattacttgaatttctgtttttatttaatttgttgttatgtttatattaattattattgttctcGCCTGTGGACTTGGAAGTGGACTTCAAGTTGAAGCGACTTTGCTTGGTGTTATAGAACTGAGATGAAGGCGCTTTGTGACGAAGGGGGCTCCACCTATTATCACACTTCgacaatcaagtcagtgagagtattcaaactataaaatttGTATCAGTGTAGAATTCTCAAAAAAACTTATCTTTACTCAGGGTTTTAAACCAAAAACTTATCTTACTCACGGTTTTAAACCCTTTTATAGACATTCCTTCAACAAGTTTATCAACAAGAATATAAtttcaacaacaagaatataatctcaatgGCAAGAATATTTCGCTAATGTGTATCTTTATTTTTCGGGTACAATGCAACATTATTCCTAACAACTTTcatttacattaaaaatatatatacgcTTAACTACTTCAGTTATTCACTGTGTGGTTTTgcttttaattatcttttcaaTATAGACCGCCAATTATCTGGGTTGACCTCATGACATGTCATTGGGCTCATATTCATCCCAGGCCGAGCTAGGTATTTCTCAAATGGGTtatcaactttaaaatctaagtaattagtagctaaaaccttgatagctagctaattagataccaatttataaactatttatcaataatagaaactaatttagataccaataatatttttagtttctaaaacaatatttaatttggtcaatataacaactaattttatatgatctctaaaattggtttctatttaataattttctagtagttgttgtttatatattgtgatAATTGGGCATGAGTCACATTCATAATCCTAGTTGTGGAATAGGTGTTTCTTCGATCTAAAAAAAACTACCTTTCACTTCTATTCTTGATTTTTCTTTAAGAGCCTCACATATGTCCCAAGTGGCAAATTCCTCGGCGGAAATGTCTTTCTCCTCCTCATTTGAAACTACCACTTCTTGAAGTTGTATTTGTGTTGTTTCATTAGTGGCATTTGCCATCCTTTGTTCAAGCTTTGCCTCATCGACACTTCTCTTAGAAGCAACAATTATGCTTCActtgtttcttttctttgttgagTTTTCTAAGCTTCAAGATTAGAGAGACAAGTTTCTTCTTTTATCTGAATGGCTTCACCCTCAAACAATACAAGTACATGGATGATATGGTAGACCTTTTGGTAATTGGTGTATCTACTCTTGATTTTTCATTAAGACCCTCACATATATCCCAAGTGAAAAATTCCTCAATGGAAATGTATTTCTCCTCCCTATTATAAACTACCACTTCTTGAAGTTGtatttgttttgtttggttAGTGGCATTTGTAATCCTTTGTTCAAGCTTGGCCTCATTGACACTTCTCTTAGAAGCAACAACTATGcttcatttgtttcttttcttCGTTGAGCTTGTTAAGCTTCAAGATTAGAGAGGAGAGTTTTCTCTTCTATCTGAATGGTTTCACCTTCAAACGATACAAGTGCATGGATGATGTGGTAGACCTTTGGTAAGTGGTGCATCTACATGAGATTTGTACTTTTTGTTAGATACCTTTTGGCCCAAAAGTTCTAACTGGTTTGGTGGGTGGTATTTGTGGGGTTTATTGGGTTGTGGTTGATGCTCAAAAGAGTTTAGGTTGTTTGTGAGTTGATGTACATACTGTGTTTGTTTAGATGTTAGTGTAGATTGAGTATTTGTTAGACCACTTGATGATATTGGTTTTGAGAACTTCTTCATAGCCACATTCACCTTTTCCAAGCATTATTTCAAAAGACGTCTTTAACAAAAAAATCCTAACGAATTTGTTGATAAACAATTTTCTATTGTCTAACAAACTATGTGCTAGTATGATCTAATCTTCTTCTTATCAGACGCGACTTCATGCTTTGTTGATTTAGGCACTTATTCAAAATTGCAGGGTTTTAAACTTTTACCTCAACAATGAGTTCCCCCTTATAAGggttagttttatttttttccatgtAACACAATGTTGATAATTGTATTATGTTAGTGTAAGGAGCTTGTATTCATTTCTAGCTTtgtaattcatattttttcttGGTCTTCATTTGTTGTGATTCAAAATTATTTGCATAATTCTTTCATTATAAGGGTTCAATTCTACACTAGGTACATAATCAACTAGTATTAGAGTCAACTCAATCTCTTAATGCATTTCTTGGTGATAAACTCTGACAAGAAGAAGGGTATCAATTCCAAGATCGAGAAGTTTAATGGGAAGAACAATTTCAACCTATGGAGAATCAAGGCAAAGTTGCTCAAGGAGTAAGGCACGTAGACACCACTCTCGAGGAATATATcacatacatataaaaatattctaaaCATGCCAGAAGAAAATGTTCATTTCATGATTCTTCTTTCTCTATCAGATGAGATTCTTTATGAGGTTGCATGTAGAAAGTACTTAGCAATATTGTAACTAAAATTGGAGAATTTCTTCATGAAAAAGTTACAATAACAAGTTGTTAAAGATAGATTCTTCAAACTACATATGAAAGGGGGTACACCAATAAAGGTTGAtgtaatcactacaagaaaatcattaaatagcaacaaattttagagacaaaaaataattagttgttatattgactaagttatatactattttttaaacaaaaaactatttatatctaaagtagtttctattattaataaaaaataataaacgagtttctaaattgatatctaacattagctaccaaggttttagttactaactattttagattttaaattagtctttatggtaactattttttttatctctaaaactagtttctatttaatgattttcttgtagtgaattggTTATGTTGAGTGCAACAAGTGGATAATTGTCATGCATGAAGAGATGAAGTCTCGAAAAATGGATGAGACTTAGGAATAGGTTAAATCACTTAGAGGCAGGAATATTGTTGGTTGCAAGTGAATCTTTAACAAGAATATTACTTCTCGAATGTTTGAGGTTGAATGTGTGATGAAGCCTCGACATTAGATTCTATGATGTTCAAGATTCAATTAGTAGCCAAGAGCTATAGTTAAAAGAAAGACTGGATTATAATGAGATATTCTCTGTGGTAGTCAAGACATGTCTATCAAGATATTGCTTGATTTTGTATGAGTCTAAACAATATAGCTTGTTCATTGTCTCTCAAGAGTactataaaacttttattacgATCCATGTGTATATCATAATAGGGTAGAGAATGTTGAGTTCATCTATCTATTGTTGTAACTACACTACATGTTTATAACATCTTAAGATGAGATAAAGATTAGTAAGCTAACATTAGAAATTGATAGtgaatttaaaatgaaaaatatgtcCGTAGGGGAGAAGGTTAGAGATGGAGATCAAGAGAGAGAATAACCAAAAGATGTTGAGAAGGTTTGACGAAGGAGatcaaaaagaaaaaggagacAATGTATCCAAAAGATGATGAGAAGTTTTTGGATGAAAGGTGTTTCATGTATTAGCACTTTACTACACATCAAAATgttgattttaataaaatacaacATTAGGCATTTTTTCTATAGAGCATGCTTGTTGGTATGTtttgaatttaataaaattggAACTTTAAGGTTTTGGTGCGAAAAACattttcttatcttttttaaGACATTTACATAAAGAACAAAACAGATAGATTTATTTccatcattttttaaaataaatgcaaTTGCAACTACAACAAATCATGCAACATTGCAAGTACAACAATTCACACAACAAATATTTGATTTGATAACTTGTAATAGTTATTATATGCAACATGCAATTAAACAAGTAGATGTCTCTTAAATAAGAAAATCCTAACGAATAATATAAATGCTTACATATGTATGTCTTTCATAATTCAGTTTAAAATTAGTTATTGTTTACACCAATCAAAAtcttaaaatgatttttttattttaaatctaacCATAACCTCCATCAATTAAACACCATTTTTATccatatgtatttttttttaaagaataattttttaatattgaagtATGTATTGTTCTTACAGGACTTTGaagtaaataaattttctttttttcctctTCACGGCCTTTCGGTCTTTAGCTAATAACTTAGGCTTCTAATTATTGGATTGGTTGACTTGGATTATCTTTCGGTTATATGGGCTTGGGTTCACTCTCAACTGCTGGACATATGCTTACTCTCGGCTACTGAATTTGGACTCACTACCGATTGGATGGATGTACCTACAAGATACTCCGATGATAAAATTAGAATTATTaagatttattaatttatttgagCTTTTACTTTTCACACCTTATActtactaaatatatttttaatattttagactTGATACCgtattaactattttattatttctttcaaCCTCTCGATTTAGTCTGTACATTCCTTTAATTGTTTCAGTTAAATAAACCTGAATATAAAAATGCATGAAAGAGTTAGCTTGAATGTTtaactaatatttaatttattgataatattaacatttttacCTATATCAtcaactttttaatatatttctccATTTTAATCATTTAGTAGAAATAAGTTCTTTGTGATTACgatttactcatatttttctattttaaccATTTAGTTTATGCCTTACGAGTGagaaattcattattttttcacttttttaatattatatcatGAATACTTAAACTTAGAAATTCGTTATATgaattttcttacattttttaCTTCAATAGTTTTTCTCTTATTTCTTGCTGGTATGGCTAAGCATATACTTTACATTATTCTTTGCATACAAAAACATTTTTGTTACAAAGTTTGCCTCCAAATATTGAGTATAGAGTAatcaatcatttttttaaatgttaatatGCGGAGTCATAACGgaaatcataatttttaaaaactaattaatttttttaattgagaagaaaattactaaaaatcaaataatttaataaaaatagcaTCTTTTTCAGTAAATTGTTTTTAACCATGGAGAGTTAGATTGTTACCTTCCTCCATAATATTCTTATAAGAAACATACAATCTTaggaatttttaaaaatagggGAAACTAtgagaaatatattattctaacttaaattcacaaaaaaaattaaaaaaatttc
The sequence above is a segment of the Phaseolus vulgaris cultivar G19833 chromosome 2, P. vulgaris v2.0, whole genome shotgun sequence genome. Coding sequences within it:
- the LOC137810664 gene encoding cyclin-D1-1: MSVSCSNCLPDSLLLCGEDSSGVLSGESPGCSSDLDSSPPSEEDSIAGFIEDERHFVPGFEYLNRFQSRSLDASAREESVAWILKVQACYAFQPLTAYLSVNYMDRFLNSRTLPQTNGWPFQLLSVACLSLAAKMEEPLVPSLLDLQAEGAKYLFEPRTIRRMELLVLSVLDWRLRSVTPFSFLDFFACKLDSTGTFTGFLISRATQIILSNIQEASFLAYWPSCIAVAAILHAANEIPNWSLVRPEDAESWCEGLIKEKIIGCYQLMQELVIDNNRRKPPKVLPQLRVTSQPLLRSSVSSFSASSSSPSSSLSCKRRKLNNCLWVDDDKGNSQ